One Cydia amplana chromosome 18, ilCydAmpl1.1, whole genome shotgun sequence DNA segment encodes these proteins:
- the LOC134656222 gene encoding beta-ureidopropionase-like produces the protein MDGETLSLEAIVNNNLSGRDLDEFNRIYYGRKDHHEIKLKETSIAAAKDANFEVAAYAFPAKQEQTRAPRIVKVGIIQHSIAIPTDRPILEQKKAIFDKVKKIIDVAGQEGVNIICFQELWNMPFAFCTREKQPWCEFAESAEHGETTRFLRELAVKYSMVIVSSILERDENHADILWNTAVVISDSGNVIGKQRKNHIPRVGDFNESNYYMEGNSGHPVFATRYGKIAINICFDRHHVLNWMMFGQNGADIVFNPSATVAAEAGSEYMWNIEARNAAITNCYFTAAINRVGYEEFPNEFTSADGKPAHKDLGLFYGSSYFTGPDGVRCPGLSRTRDGLLIGVLDLNQNRQIKDRRCYYMTQRLDMYVNSLSKVLDLDYKPQVVHEHDSEK, from the coding sequence ATGGACGGCGAAACTCTCAGCTTGGAAGCCATCGTCAACAACAACCTCAGCGGCCGAGACCTTGACGAGTTTAACAGAATCTACTACGGCAGAAAGGACCATCATGAAATCAAGCTGAAGGAGACCTCCATCGCCGCCGCCAAGGATGCCAACTTCGAAGTCGCCGCCTACGCCTTCCCGGCCAAGCAGGAACAAACCCGCGCCCCCAGGATCGTCAAAGTCGGTATCATCCAGCACTCCATCGCTATTCCCACCGACCGTCCTATCCTCGAACAGAAAAAGGCTATCTTCGACAAAGTTAAGAAGATTATTGACGTCGCCGGCCAGGAGGGCGTGAATATCATCTGCTTTCAAGAGCTTTGGAACATGCCGTTCGCTTTCTGCACTCGCGAGAAGCAGCCGTGGTGCGAGTTCGCCGAATCAGCCGAGCATGGTGAAACCACGAGGTTCCTTCGCGAGCTGGCCGTCAAGTACTCGATGGTGATCGTCTCCTCTATCCTCGAGAGGGATGAGAATCACGCAGACATCCTGTGGAACACGGCCGTCGTCATCAGCGATTCCGGCAACGTGATCGGCAAGCAGCGCAAGAACCACATCCCGAGGGTCGGCGATTTCAACGAATCAAACTACTACATGGAGGGTAACTCCGGGCACCCCGTGTTCGCGACTCGCTACGGTAAAATCGCTATTAACATCTGCTTCGACCGCCACCACGTCCTGAACTGGATGATGTTCGGACAGAACGGAGCCGATATCGTGTTTAACCCGTCGGCCACGGTTGCCGCTGAGGCCGGTAGCGAGTACATGTGGAATATTGAAGCGAGGAATGCGGCTATAACTAACTGCTACTTCACCGCTGCGATTAACCGTGTTGGGTACGAGGAGTTCCCTAATGAGTTCACGTCAGCTGACGGCAAGCCTGCTCACAAAGACTTGGGGTTGTTCTACGGTTCGAGCTACTTCACGGGTCCTGACGGCGTGAGGTGCCCGGGCCTGTCGCGCACGAGGGACGGTCTGCTGATTGGAGTGCTGGACTTGAACCAGAACCGGCAGATCAAGGACAGGCGCTGCTACTACATGACGCAGCGGCTGGACATGTACGTGAACAGCCTCAGCAAGGTTCTGGACCTGGACTATAAGCCGCAAGTCGTACACGAGCATGATTCCGAGAAGTGA
- the LOC134656209 gene encoding beta-ureidopropionase-like has protein sequence MEPNRTIDSLMKQYLPKEQLKEFNRIYYGREDHCELNFKKSTTQAGEENNVEITAYSFDAEKEESRKPRLVKLGLIQHSIVLPTNTSVKEQRQAIFAKIEKIIQIAAGEGVQTLCLQETWSMPFFLCTREKDRWSEFAESVEEGPSIMFISELARKHGMVIISPILEKDSIGVWWNTAVVIDENGSVMGKHRKNHLPSIGSFSETSYYSPGDTGHPVFDTRFGKIAVNICYGRHQALNWLMFALNGAEIVFNPSATISAFGESFWGIEARNAAIANSYFTCSINRVGTEEFTLQDGTTKVFRSYYGSSYITAPNGCRTPSLSREKDGLLIAEIDLNLCRQIKDHWSFNMTARLDMYADELRKINS, from the coding sequence ATGGAACCAAATCGGACTATTGACAGTTTAATGAAGCAATATTTACCTAAAGAGCAATTGAAGGAATTCAACAGAATATACTACGGCAGGGAAGATCATTGCGAATTAAATTTTAAGAAATCGACAACGCAAGCTGGTGAAGAAAATAATGTCGAGATTACGGCGTATTCTTTCGATGCTGAAAAAGAAGAATCCAGAAAACCGAGGTTAGTGAAACTGGGCTTAATCCAACATTCAATCGTTTTGCCAACCAACACCTCGGTTAAAGAACAAAGACAAGCAATTTTCGCTAAAATTGAAAAGATTATTCAAATAGCGGCTGGAGAAGGAGTGCAAACTCTTTgcttgcaagaaacatggtcaaTGCCGTTCTTTCTATGTACGAGAGAGAAGGATAGATGGTCAGAATTTGCGGAATCAGTAGAAGAAGGGCCATCTATCATGTTTATTTCTGAACTAGCAAGGAAACATGGAATGGTAATAATATCACCTATTCTAGAAAAGGATAGTATCGGAGTGTGGTGGAATACAGCCGTTGTTATTGATGAAAATGGCTCAGTGATGGGCAAACATCGTAAGAACCATTTACCAAGCATAGGCAGCTTCAGTGAAACGTCATATTATTCGCCAGGAGACACCGGCCATCCAGTTTTCGATACCAGATTTGGAAAAATTGCCGTTAACATTTGCTACGGACGCCATCAAGCGTTAAACTGGCTCATGTTTGCTTTGAATGGCGCTGAAATTGTCTTCAATCCAAGTGCAACTATATCAGCATTTGGTGAGTCTTTTTGGGGAATTGAGGCTCGAAATGCTGCTATAGCAAATAGTTACTTCACATGCAGCATTAACAGAGTTGGAACAGAAGAATTTACTCTCCAAGATGGAACTACTAAAGTGTTTAGAAGTTACTATGGATCCAGTTACATAACTGCACCTAATGGATGTAGAACTCCGAGCCTATCAAGAGAGAAAGACGGTCTTTTGATAGCAGAAATAGATTTAAACCTATGCAGACAGATAAAAGACCACTGGAGTTTTAACATGACTGCAAGGTTGGACATGTATGCTGATGAATTGCGTAAAATAAACTCTTAA